GGCGGCTATGGAAAGCCGCCCTACGTGTCTGCGGACAACGGGCCTCGGAGGCCCTTGGGATCTATTCTCCATTCGTGTGAATTCGTGTTATTCGTGCATAGCGGTTAGCGAGCGTAGGGCAGCTTCCCATACCTGCCCCCTTCGTCCGGCGGCTACGGAAAGCCGCCCTACGTGTTTGGGTCAAGCCCGCTTGACACGCCGCCCCGCCGCCCGTACAATGCCGGCGAAGAATCCCGTCGGAGTGGCGCAGTGAAATCCCCGCGAACGTATATCCTCACCGTGGCGGCGTGGCTGGCGCTGGGAGTGGCCGTGGCGCCGTGGGTCGGTCCCTTCGGCCGGACGATGCAGGGCACGCTCGGCAAGGTCTCGTGGGACTTCACCCTGGGGGCCACGCCCGTGTGGGCGCTGGCGATGGCGGTATGCGCGGCCCTGGGCACTCATGAGGTCATCGCGGCCCACCCCAAGGCGCGCCGCGGCGAGTTGAGCCACACGGCCCACTACTGGCCCACCCCTGCTGTGCTGGCGGCCGCTGCGGTCGTCCATGCGGCGCGGCTGCGGTCGGGGGCGGCCGTCGTGGGGCTGGCCGTCGGCGTCGGCGCGGCCATGGCGGGCGTGCTGTGGCTGGAGTGGGCCACGGTGGACGCCGCCGAGCGGCCTTATGCCCGCGCGCGCTGGGCGCTGAACATGGCCGACTACGCGGCGGCGCTGGCGGCGTTCACGGCGGCGCTCACCGGCAACCTGACGCCCGCGCAGGCTGGCGCGTTGTGCGGGGTGGCGGCGGGACTCGTGGCGCTGGACCTGCTGCGACTGCCCGAGCGCACGCCCGATTCGGTGGCCCTCTACGCGCCTCTCGTGGGTGCTATCATCGGGGGCGGGGCGAGTCGGATGGCGCAAGGGGGTCTTTCCCCGACGGGCGCGGCGCTCATCTTGCTCCTCGTGGCCTATGCGCTCACGGGCATCCTCCAGCACCACCTTCGTCAGCAGTTGACGTGGCGGGTGCGGCTGGAGTACTTCGGGCTTCTGGTGTTGGGGACGCTGGCGCTGCTGCGCTGGGTGGCGTGAACGGCGCTACGGCAACCGCCGCGCCGCCCCGATGTTGGCGCGCAGGAAGGGCTCCTCGGCGCGCAGGTCGCCGTAGCACGCCTCGGCGGCGGCCTTGCACCCGCCCTGGCATGTGTCGCGCAGGGGGCACGGCTGGCAGAACGCCGGAGTCGCCGCAGCGAAGGCTGCCATCGCCTCGCCGCCGATGATGTCCGCGAAAGGGCGCTCCCACACGTTCCCCAGCACCGTCGCGCTGTGGTTGCACGGGCGGACGTTGCCGGCGCGGTCCAGGGTGTAGTAGGCGCGCTCTGTGCCGGCCGCGCAGAAGCCGAAGTTCAAGTGGGGATAGGCGTCCAGGGCCACTAGGCACGGCTGGATGGGGATGGAGACCGCCACGGAGATGCCCAGTTCGGCGGCCAGGGCATCGGCGACGCCGAGGGCATCCCGCACCTGTTCCAGCGTGGGGAGCAAGTCCAGGTGGGCCGCGCCGCGCCCGCCTGGGTTGAAGCGGTTGATCTGCACGCCCCGCGCGCCAAAGGCGAAGGCCAGCCGCAGGGTATCGCGCAGGTCGGCGATGTTGAGGCGGGTGGCGACGAAGGCGACGGCGGCGGTGCCGCGATGGGCGCGGATGCGGGCCAGGGCGGCCAGCGCGGCGTCAAAAGCGCCTTCGGTGCCGCACAGGGCGTCGTGCGTCTCGCGGCGATGGCTGAGCAGGGGCACGGCGAACAGGCTCACGCCGCGCTGGATGAGTTCGGCGGCGCGGGCGTCTGTCAGACGGTGGCCGTTGGTGATGACGTTGACGCGCACGCCCCGCCGCGTAAGGAAGCCCACCGTCTCTTCCAGGTCCTCGCACAGGAGCGGCTCGCCGCCCGTGAGGGTTACGTGGCTGCAGTCAACCTGGGCCAGCACATGGGCCAGGAGCGCGGTCGCGTCAGGTTGGGTTCGGGCGGGAGCGGGCCGCGCGCCTGGGCGCCTCCACGGGTTGTAGCAGTACAGGCACGCATGGTCGCAGTCCTGGGTCATTTCCAGGATGAGGGTCTGAAGACGGGGCCTGCCCATGCGCGCTACTTCTTGCCCAGCAGGATGTCCACCAGCAGACTCGCCGCGGCCACGGCTTCGGGCGGGATGTCCAGTTGGAGTTCTTCCAGCGAGGGGTACTGGCTGCTGTCGCCTGCGGTCTGGCGCAGGGCTTCAATGAGCGCCTTCTCGTCCTCGTCGGTCAGCGCCAGGATGGCCATGTCGCGCTGGATGGAGGTCTGGGCGAGGGCGACGGTGGCGGGGTCAATGGCGCTGCGCTGGGCCATCTCGGCGAGGATGTCGGCCTGTTGGGCCAGGTCGCTGGCGCCTATGATGCGGTACTGCGGGTAGGGCGCGGGGATGTAGCACGTGATGGGGGCGTTGGCGCGCCAGACATGCTGGGCCGCCGCCTGGAAGGCCACGTGGATGTCCTCGGCCTGTGCCGCGCCGATAAGCCCCGCGCGCACCAGGCTATCCAGCGCGGCCAGATGGTCGGCGATGAGTTGGTCGCGGGTTTTCTGGCCGCGATCCAGGTCCTTGGCGTCGTGGGCGAGGCGGTCCAGGCCGTACCAGGCATCGCGCACGCGGTCCCAGTCGTCTTTCTGGGCGGCGGGCGGTCTGCACCGCGACAGCACGACCGACGCCAGGACGATGCCCAGCCCCTCCAGGAATTGCCGTCGGTTCCACCGCATGTTCGTCCTCCCCTCGCGGGCCTTTGCGCGGAGTGCGCAGGATGCCGCATGTAGAATGATAGCCGATTCCGCGCCGTCTGTCCAATGGCGTTGGCCGACGGCATCGGTTGTGCGGGGTCGCCAACACAAAATGAAACCGAGGCGAATGAATGCGGATATTTGACTTCAGGAGCATAAATACACATAATACCACGCGCATTTTCGCTTGAGGCAGGTTGTCCATGGAGCAAAACCAACTCCAGGTGAATGACTATGTCCGCACCGTCCTGGATGCCATTCCGGCGGCGATATTCGTCGTGGACAGGCGCGTGCAGATCTTGGATTGCAATACGGCCGGTCTGGAAATGCTGGGCACGTCGGGGAAAGACAACCTTCCCAAACTCTGCGGGAACGCGTTGCAGTGCGTCCATGCGCTGGAAAGTGCAGGGGGATGCGGCACAAGTCCGTTTTGCGCCAACTGCGCCCTGCGCAATGCGGTCAGGGAATCCATAGCGGGCGACCGCGTGATTCGGCGTAAGACCGAGATGTTGCTGGTGCGACAGGGCCAGCCGCAGGAATTTCACCTGCTCATCAGCACGGCGCCATTTGAGTACAAGGGGCAGCGGCTCGTCTTGGCGACGTTGGAGGACATCACCGAATTGGACGCGTTGCGCCGCATCGTGCCCATCTGCGCCAACTGCAAGCGTGTGCGCACCGATGAGGAGTACTGGGAGAGCGTAGAAGCCTACGTCGCCAAGCATTCCAATCTGGATTTCAGCCACGGCATTTGCCCTGACTGCGCCAGGGAGTTGTATCCCGATTTGTTCCTGGGCGAGGGCGGTCGGCCGCCGGAGCCTGTCCGTTCGCAATAGCCCCCTGCGTCGCCACAGTCCCTGCTGGCGAAGGGCTGGCAGTAGGGCGGCTTTCCATAGCCGCCGGAAGCCAGGGGCAGGTACGGAAACCTGCCCTACTTGCGCCAATCTCCGATCCTCCTCCTGTGCTCTCCGTGCCCCATGGCAGAAGGCGCACAGACGCGGCGTTTTGCATACGGCCGCGCGCGGGTATAATACGGGCGAGGTGAGCGCATGACCGAAGGCCCATCGCCAACGGTTTCCGTCATCATTCCGGCCCGCAACGCGGCGGCCACGCTGCCCGCCTGCCTGGATGCCTTGCGCAAACAGGTGGGAGGTCCGCCCGACTATGAGGTCATCGTGGTGGACGACGGCTCCAGCGACGACACGGCCGCCATCGCCGAGGCGGCAGGGGCGCGGGTAGAGCGCACGGCGCACGGGGGGGCTGCCGCCGCCCGCAATCACGGTGTGGCCGTGGCGCGCGGGTCGCTGCTGCTGTTCACCGACGCCGACTGCGAGCCGACGCCCAATTGGATGGCGCGCATGGTCGCGCCTTTTGCGGATGCGTCGGTCGCGGGGGCGCGGGGCGTGTACCGCACGCGCCAACGTTCGCTCGTGGCGCGCTTCGTCCAACTGGAATACGAGGACAAGTATCGGCTGCTGAAGCCGCTTCAGGACATTGACTTTGTGGACACCTACTCTGCCGCCTACCGCCGCGACGCGTTCGTGCAGGGCGGCGGGTTTGACCCTTCCGTGCGGTTCGTGGAGGATCAGGATTTCTCGTTCCGCCTGGCCAATCAGGGATACCGCCTGGTGTTCGTGCCCGATGCCATCGTCTATCACCGCCACGCCGACTCGCTGCGCGCTTACGCGCGGAAGAAGTACTACATCGGGTTCTGGAAGGCGCGGATTGTGCAGGCCCACCCCAACAAACTCGCCCGCGACACCCATACGCCACCGTCCCAGCGCGCCCAGGTGGCGTTGTTCTACCTGGCGTTGGCGTTGTGCGTGCCTGCGGCGGCGGGGCTGGTATCCTTCTGGTGGCCTGGGGCGGCGGCGCTGGCGCTGACGGCCACGACCCTGCCGTTTGCGTGGCGGGCGGCCCGCAAGGACTTCCCCGTGGCTGTGGCGTCGCCGGCGCTCCTCTGGGTGCGCACGGCGGCGCTGGGCGTGGGGCTGGCCGTGGGGATGGTGCGATTCCTGCCGGGGAGGCTGTGGCGGAGATGAGACGCGGTTCCAGCGGCCTATCCTCACCCCGTGGCGCGCGCGCGGCAGAGATGCTGGTCTTCGCGACTCCGCTGGTCGTTTATGTGGCCACGCTGCCGGTGGGATTGACGTGGGCGCACGAGGGAGCCGATGGCGGGGACCTGATCGCCGCGGCCCGCACGCTGGGCATCCCCCATCCGCCAGGGTATCCGCTGTACACGCTCCTGGCGCGGCTGTTCCTGCTGGTGGGCTGGGGCACGCCGGCGCACCGCGTGGCGCTCCTGTCGGCGGTGGCAGGCGCGGGGGCGGCCTGGGCGCTGTTCCGGTTGTGCCTGGCGCTGGTCGGCCTGTCGCGCTGGCCGCTGGCCCTGTCGGCCTCGCTGATGTGGGCCTTCGCGCCCATCCCGTGGGGCCAGGCGGTCATCGCCGAGGTGTACGCCCTGGGTGGGCTGTTGGCCATGGGGCTTCTGGCCGCATTGCTCCATTGGCGCAACACGGCGAGCAGAGGAGCATGGCGGGCCGCGTGGCTGCTGTTCGGGTTGGGCATGGCCCATCATCCGCTCATCGCCGCGTGCCTTGTTCCCGCGGGCGTGTGGGCGTGGCAGCAACGCCGCCGCGCCGACGGGCGCAGTTGGGGCGAGGCGGTTGGGCTGGCGGCGCTGGGCCTGGCCTTGTACATCTACCTCCCGCTGCGGGCGGCGGCGTCTCCGCCCATCAACTGGGGCGAGCCGCGCACCCTGGCGGGGTTCTGGTGGGTAGTGTCGGCCGCGCCATATCGGCCGTATGTGTTCGGCTTGCCGCTCGGGGAGTGGCCATCTCGCGTGGGCGCGTGGGCTTCGCTCCTGTTGGGCCAGTTCAAGGTGTGGGGCGTTGCGCTGGGGCTGTGGGGGGCGCTGGCCCTTCACGAGCGGGACAAGGCCGCGTCGTGGGGGCTGCTGGGGCTGTTCGGCCTCATCACGGTGTACGCCATCGGGTACGATACGACGGACTCCTTTGTGTACCTGCTGCCGGCGCTGGCCGTGTTTGCGGTCTGGATCGCGGCGGGCCTGGGGGACATCGCGGAGCGCGTCGCGGCGCGAAGGGCGGGCCTGACTCGCGCGGCGCAGGTGGGCCTCGTGGCCGCGCTGGTGGCGATGCCTGTGCTCTCCCTGGGCATGAACTGGGCGGCGTGCGACCTGCGCGGCGACCGCGAGGCCCAGGCGTATGTGGACGCGTCGCTGGCGGCGCTGCCCACGGACGCCCTGGTCCTGGCCGACGGCGACCGCCAGACCTTCGCCCTGTGGTATGCCCGCTGGGCGCTGGACGGCGCATTTTGCGGCGAGGTTCTATCCGTCCCCCTGTTGCGGTTGGACTGGTACCGGGCGCAGGTGCTGCGTCGCAATCCCCATCTGGTTCTGCCCGACGCGAACCTGCCGCAGGAAGCGTTCCTGGCCCAACTTATCGGCGGGAACGTGGATGACCGCCCGATTTTCGTTACCGCGAACTACCTTGCGCCTGGGGGCTGGAGGGTGGAGCCTGCCGGGCCTCTGTTGAGGGTGAGCCGATGAACATTGACGCCACGCCGCGCCGTTTCTATCGCGCGCCGCTGTTTTGGGTCGTCGCGGCCCTGCTAGCGGGGCTGCTGGTCGCCTTTGGGCCGCGGGTCGCGCGCCTGCCGGGGTTGATTCGCCAGGCGCGGGCCGAGGCGGCCTACTGGAGCGCCGTGCGGAGCGACGGGCTTCGGGGATTGAGCCGTGCCGGCGCTGCGGACGAACTGGCGGCGCATCTGGACGCGGCCCGCCGCCTGGTGGCATCGGCGCGCCGCGATTGGGGATTCGCCGTGGGGGCGGCGGCGT
The Chloroflexota bacterium DNA segment above includes these coding regions:
- a CDS encoding PAS domain-containing protein — its product is MEQNQLQVNDYVRTVLDAIPAAIFVVDRRVQILDCNTAGLEMLGTSGKDNLPKLCGNALQCVHALESAGGCGTSPFCANCALRNAVRESIAGDRVIRRKTEMLLVRQGQPQEFHLLISTAPFEYKGQRLVLATLEDITELDALRRIVPICANCKRVRTDEEYWESVEAYVAKHSNLDFSHGICPDCARELYPDLFLGEGGRPPEPVRSQ
- a CDS encoding radical SAM protein; the encoded protein is MGRPRLQTLILEMTQDCDHACLYCYNPWRRPGARPAPARTQPDATALLAHVLAQVDCSHVTLTGGEPLLCEDLEETVGFLTRRGVRVNVITNGHRLTDARAAELIQRGVSLFAVPLLSHRRETHDALCGTEGAFDAALAALARIRAHRGTAAVAFVATRLNIADLRDTLRLAFAFGARGVQINRFNPGGRGAAHLDLLPTLEQVRDALGVADALAAELGISVAVSIPIQPCLVALDAYPHLNFGFCAAGTERAYYTLDRAGNVRPCNHSATVLGNVWERPFADIIGGEAMAAFAAATPAFCQPCPLRDTCQGGCKAAAEACYGDLRAEEPFLRANIGAARRLP
- a CDS encoding DUF2723 domain-containing protein, which gives rise to MRRGSSGLSSPRGARAAEMLVFATPLVVYVATLPVGLTWAHEGADGGDLIAAARTLGIPHPPGYPLYTLLARLFLLVGWGTPAHRVALLSAVAGAGAAWALFRLCLALVGLSRWPLALSASLMWAFAPIPWGQAVIAEVYALGGLLAMGLLAALLHWRNTASRGAWRAAWLLFGLGMAHHPLIAACLVPAGVWAWQQRRRADGRSWGEAVGLAALGLALYIYLPLRAAASPPINWGEPRTLAGFWWVVSAAPYRPYVFGLPLGEWPSRVGAWASLLLGQFKVWGVALGLWGALALHERDKAASWGLLGLFGLITVYAIGYDTTDSFVYLLPALAVFAVWIAAGLGDIAERVAARRAGLTRAAQVGLVAALVAMPVLSLGMNWAACDLRGDREAQAYVDASLAALPTDALVLADGDRQTFALWYARWALDGAFCGEVLSVPLLRLDWYRAQVLRRNPHLVLPDANLPQEAFLAQLIGGNVDDRPIFVTANYLAPGGWRVEPAGPLLRVSR
- a CDS encoding glycosyltransferase, encoding MTEGPSPTVSVIIPARNAAATLPACLDALRKQVGGPPDYEVIVVDDGSSDDTAAIAEAAGARVERTAHGGAAAARNHGVAVARGSLLLFTDADCEPTPNWMARMVAPFADASVAGARGVYRTRQRSLVARFVQLEYEDKYRLLKPLQDIDFVDTYSAAYRRDAFVQGGGFDPSVRFVEDQDFSFRLANQGYRLVFVPDAIVYHRHADSLRAYARKKYYIGFWKARIVQAHPNKLARDTHTPPSQRAQVALFYLALALCVPAAAGLVSFWWPGAAALALTATTLPFAWRAARKDFPVAVASPALLWVRTAALGVGLAVGMVRFLPGRLWRR